One region of Permianibacter fluminis genomic DNA includes:
- the rimP gene encoding ribosome maturation factor RimP → MADKATLEALVKPAVEAAGMQLWGLEYQVLNRRALLRIYIEHANGVTVDDCALVSHQVSGVLDVADPINSDYRLEVSSPGWDRPLFTAAHYIQFVGQSIKVKTVLPVAGRRNFTGLLQQADQDQIVLQLEPEKTVTILLDQIDKAHVVPDIEAELQKSKQEAKNEQTDRSPSNADSNSES, encoded by the coding sequence ATGGCCGATAAAGCCACCTTGGAAGCCTTGGTGAAACCGGCGGTGGAAGCCGCTGGCATGCAGCTGTGGGGTCTGGAATACCAGGTTCTCAACCGCCGCGCCTTGCTCAGAATTTATATCGAACATGCCAATGGCGTGACCGTTGATGATTGCGCGCTGGTCAGCCATCAGGTGTCCGGCGTGCTCGACGTTGCCGACCCGATCAACAGCGATTACCGCCTGGAAGTTTCGTCGCCGGGCTGGGATCGGCCGCTGTTCACGGCTGCGCATTACATTCAATTTGTCGGCCAGAGCATCAAGGTCAAAACCGTGCTGCCGGTCGCCGGCCGGCGCAATTTCACTGGCTTGTTGCAGCAAGCCGATCAGGACCAGATCGTGCTGCAACTGGAGCCGGAAAAAACCGTCACCATTTTGCTCGACCAGATCGACAAGGCCCACGTCGTGCCGGATATCGAAGCCGAGCTGCAGAAGTCGAAACAAGAAGCAAAAAACGAACAGACTGACCGTTCACCGTCAAACGCCGATTCCAATTCAGAATCCTAA
- the nusA gene encoding transcription termination factor NusA — protein MNKEILMVVETVSNEKDVNPETIFEALEAAIATATKKKNHLDIDARVKIDRKSGDYETFRRWEVVPDDAPMEFPLRQITLSAAQEMEPGIGLGGFIEEQVESIEFGRIAAQTAKQVIVQKVREAERAKVLAAFYHRVGELITGVVKKSTRDGTILDLGNNAEAIILREDSMARETFRPGDRVRAYLYAAKPDARGPQLFMSRTKPEMLIELFRIEVPEIAEGVIEIKGAARDPGSRAKIAVRSKDKRIDAQGACIGMRGSRVQAVSNELGGEKIDIVLFDDNVAQYVINAMQPADIGSIVVDEDSHSMDLAVADDKLAMAIGARGQNIRLASQLTGWTLNVMTAAEAEAKHAAETDSVQDVFVNELGVDEDLAQLLINEGFSSLEEVAYVPLAEMLQIEGFDEDLVNELRKRAKDALLNRALANEERLSKNEPADDLLNMDGMDKHLAFVLAAKGICTMDDLAEQAVDELVEIDGMTEERAAQLIMTARAPWFAGENQ, from the coding sequence ATGAACAAAGAAATCCTCATGGTGGTTGAAACCGTTTCGAACGAAAAGGACGTCAACCCGGAAACCATTTTCGAAGCGCTGGAAGCTGCCATTGCAACCGCGACCAAGAAAAAGAATCACCTGGACATCGATGCCCGGGTCAAAATCGATCGCAAGAGCGGTGACTACGAAACCTTCCGCCGCTGGGAAGTGGTGCCGGATGACGCGCCGATGGAATTCCCGCTGCGCCAGATCACGCTGTCGGCCGCCCAGGAAATGGAGCCGGGCATTGGTCTTGGCGGCTTCATTGAAGAGCAGGTCGAGTCGATCGAGTTCGGTCGTATTGCCGCGCAAACGGCCAAGCAGGTGATCGTGCAGAAAGTGCGCGAAGCCGAGCGGGCGAAAGTGCTGGCGGCGTTCTACCACCGGGTCGGCGAGCTGATCACCGGCGTGGTCAAGAAATCGACCCGCGACGGCACCATTCTGGATCTCGGCAACAACGCCGAAGCGATCATCCTGCGCGAAGATTCGATGGCGCGGGAAACTTTCCGTCCGGGCGACCGCGTGCGTGCCTACCTGTACGCTGCCAAGCCGGATGCCCGTGGCCCGCAGCTGTTCATGAGCCGGACCAAACCGGAAATGCTGATCGAGCTGTTCCGCATCGAAGTGCCGGAAATTGCCGAAGGCGTGATTGAAATCAAGGGCGCTGCGCGCGACCCGGGTTCGCGCGCCAAGATTGCCGTGCGCTCGAAAGACAAGCGCATTGATGCGCAAGGCGCCTGTATCGGTATGCGCGGTTCGCGCGTGCAGGCCGTCTCGAACGAACTCGGTGGCGAAAAGATCGACATCGTGCTGTTCGATGACAACGTTGCCCAGTACGTCATCAATGCCATGCAGCCGGCCGACATTGGCTCGATCGTGGTCGATGAAGATTCGCACAGCATGGATTTGGCCGTGGCCGACGACAAACTGGCGATGGCCATCGGTGCCCGTGGTCAGAACATCCGTTTGGCCTCGCAGCTGACCGGCTGGACCCTGAACGTGATGACCGCTGCCGAAGCCGAAGCCAAGCACGCCGCCGAAACCGACAGCGTGCAGGATGTGTTCGTCAACGAACTCGGCGTCGATGAAGATCTGGCCCAGTTGCTGATCAACGAAGGGTTCTCCAGCCTGGAAGAAGTGGCCTATGTGCCGCTGGCCGAAATGCTGCAGATTGAAGGCTTCGATGAAGATCTGGTCAATGAACTGCGCAAGCGCGCCAAAGATGCGCTGCTCAATCGCGCGCTGGCCAATGAAGAAAGACTCAGCAAAAACGAACCGGCGGATGACCTGCTGAACATGGATGGCATGGACAAGCATCTGGCGTTCGTGTTGGCCGCGAAAGGCATTTGCACAATGGACGACCTGGCCGAGCAAGCGGTCGATGAACTGGTCGAAATCGATGGCATGACGGAAGAGCGTGCCGCCCAGTTGATCATGACCGCCCGGGCGCCATGGTTTGCCGGTGAAAACCAATAA
- the infB gene encoding translation initiation factor IF-2: MAELTVAKLAETVGTPVEKLLEQMKSAGIEATSASSAVTEQQKQDLLAYLRKSHGEDVGGPQRITLQRKSLSTLKVATTSGTTKQVQVEVRKKRTFVKRTPEELAALEAGTAKPEVEEEPKHVELEERRRHEEESRRQAELEARKRAEEEAARRAEEDLKRRTAEEAAKRPTDAAARPSAPAGAKPAAAKPGVAAKPVTAKRDDDDKRGHKSAGHTHKDGVKKRTDGTTVNEHVLKRSRVQDLIGEAGDDVGGGRGGGRRKGRRTPQSLQQNFSKPTAPVVREVAIPETITVGELAQKMAVKVADLIKSMMKMGMMATINQVLDQETAVLLVEELGHTAKPMSENALEAELLAQSKGGALEQTSRAPVVTIMGHVDHGKTSLLDYIRRTKVAAGEAGGITQHIGAYHVETPRGVITFLDTPGHAAFTAMRARGAKATDIVVLVVAADDSVMPQTIEAIQHARAANVPIVVAVTKVDKPSADREKVRSDLSQHNVLSEDWGGDVQFAYVSAKSGEGVDTLLEKILLQAEVLELKAPIEGPAYGVVIEARLDKGRGTVATVLVQGGTLRKGDILLAGTQFGRVRQLNDEAGRPVNEAGPSIPVEVLGLDGVPMAGDEATVVADERKAREVALFRQGKIRDVKLSKQKTKLEDLFANLQDGASSVLNVIVKADVNGSVEALSESLTKLSTSEVQVKVIAQGVGGITESDANLAAASNAILFGFNVRADASAKKVLEANGVDIRYHSIIYDVIDEVKSAMSGMLSPEKKQNIVGMAQVREVFKHPKFGSIAGCMVLEGHVKRSNPIRVLRDNVVIFEGELDSLRRFKDDVQEVRAGMECGIGVKNYNDVRAGDQIEVFEIVEVARTI; the protein is encoded by the coding sequence ATGGCTGAATTGACCGTCGCCAAACTTGCCGAAACCGTCGGCACGCCGGTAGAAAAACTGCTGGAGCAGATGAAATCTGCCGGCATCGAAGCGACCAGTGCCAGCAGTGCTGTCACCGAGCAACAAAAGCAGGATCTGCTGGCTTACTTGCGCAAAAGTCACGGCGAAGACGTCGGTGGCCCGCAGCGCATCACGCTGCAGCGCAAATCGCTGTCGACCCTGAAAGTAGCGACCACCAGTGGCACCACCAAGCAGGTGCAGGTGGAAGTGCGCAAGAAGCGCACCTTCGTCAAGCGCACGCCGGAAGAACTGGCCGCGCTGGAAGCGGGCACTGCCAAGCCGGAAGTCGAAGAAGAACCGAAGCATGTCGAGCTGGAAGAACGTCGCCGGCATGAAGAAGAGTCGCGTCGTCAGGCCGAACTGGAAGCGCGCAAACGCGCCGAAGAAGAAGCGGCCCGTCGCGCGGAAGAAGATTTGAAACGCCGCACCGCCGAAGAAGCGGCCAAGCGTCCGACTGATGCTGCGGCACGCCCGAGTGCGCCGGCTGGTGCCAAACCGGCCGCGGCCAAGCCGGGTGTCGCGGCGAAACCGGTCACCGCGAAACGTGATGATGATGACAAGCGCGGCCACAAATCCGCCGGTCATACTCATAAAGATGGCGTTAAAAAGCGCACCGATGGCACCACCGTCAATGAGCACGTGCTGAAGCGCAGCCGCGTTCAGGATTTGATCGGCGAGGCTGGCGACGATGTCGGTGGTGGTCGTGGTGGTGGCCGTCGCAAAGGCCGTCGCACGCCGCAATCGCTGCAACAGAATTTCTCCAAACCGACGGCTCCTGTTGTGCGTGAAGTTGCCATTCCGGAAACCATCACCGTGGGCGAGCTCGCCCAGAAGATGGCAGTGAAAGTCGCTGATCTCATCAAGTCGATGATGAAGATGGGCATGATGGCCACGATCAACCAGGTACTGGATCAGGAAACCGCCGTACTGCTGGTCGAAGAGTTGGGCCACACCGCCAAGCCGATGAGCGAAAACGCGCTCGAAGCCGAACTGCTCGCGCAGAGCAAAGGTGGCGCGCTGGAACAAACCAGTCGTGCTCCGGTCGTTACCATCATGGGTCACGTCGACCACGGTAAGACCTCGCTGCTCGACTATATCCGGCGCACCAAAGTGGCGGCTGGCGAAGCGGGCGGTATCACCCAGCATATCGGCGCTTACCACGTCGAGACGCCGCGTGGCGTGATCACCTTCCTCGACACCCCCGGCCACGCCGCGTTTACCGCGATGCGTGCCCGTGGTGCCAAGGCCACCGACATCGTCGTACTGGTCGTCGCCGCCGACGACAGCGTGATGCCGCAAACGATTGAAGCGATTCAGCATGCTCGCGCCGCGAATGTGCCGATCGTTGTTGCCGTCACCAAGGTCGACAAGCCGAGCGCTGATCGCGAAAAAGTGCGCAGCGATTTGTCGCAGCACAACGTGCTGTCGGAAGATTGGGGCGGTGATGTCCAGTTTGCTTACGTCTCGGCCAAGTCGGGCGAAGGCGTCGACACGCTGCTGGAAAAAATCCTGCTGCAAGCCGAAGTGCTGGAATTGAAAGCGCCGATCGAAGGCCCGGCATACGGTGTCGTCATCGAAGCGCGTCTGGACAAGGGCCGCGGTACCGTGGCCACCGTGCTGGTGCAAGGCGGTACGCTGCGCAAGGGCGACATTCTGCTCGCCGGTACGCAGTTTGGCCGCGTGCGTCAGTTGAATGACGAAGCCGGTCGTCCGGTCAATGAGGCGGGTCCGTCGATTCCAGTCGAAGTGCTGGGTCTCGATGGCGTGCCGATGGCCGGTGACGAAGCGACGGTGGTGGCTGACGAGCGCAAGGCGCGCGAAGTGGCGCTGTTCCGTCAGGGCAAGATCCGCGACGTCAAACTGTCGAAGCAGAAGACCAAGCTGGAAGATTTGTTCGCCAACCTGCAGGACGGCGCCAGCAGCGTGCTGAACGTGATCGTCAAAGCCGACGTCAACGGCTCAGTCGAAGCGCTCAGCGAATCGCTGACCAAATTGTCGACCAGCGAAGTGCAGGTCAAGGTCATTGCACAGGGCGTTGGTGGTATCACCGAGTCCGACGCCAACCTGGCGGCGGCCTCGAATGCGATTCTGTTTGGTTTCAACGTTCGCGCCGACGCCTCGGCCAAGAAAGTGTTGGAAGCCAATGGCGTCGACATTCGTTACCACAGCATCATTTACGACGTCATCGACGAAGTGAAGTCGGCGATGTCCGGCATGCTGTCGCCGGAGAAGAAACAGAACATCGTTGGCATGGCCCAGGTTCGGGAAGTGTTCAAGCATCCGAAGTTCGGCAGCATTGCCGGCTGTATGGTGCTCGAAGGTCACGTCAAGCGTTCGAACCCGATCCGGGTGCTGCGCGACAACGTCGTTATCTTCGAAGGCGAGCTCGACTCCTTGCGCCGGTTCAAAGACGATGTTCAGGAAGTTCGTGCCGGCATGGAATGCGGTATCGGCGTCAAGAACTACAACGATGTTCGCGCTGGCGACCAGATCGAAGTGTTCGAAATCGTCGAAGTGGCGCGGACCATCTAA
- the rbfA gene encoding 30S ribosome-binding factor RbfA, which produces MAREFKRTDRVGDEIQRELALLLQREVKDPRVPMTTVSAVKVSRDLLNANVYVTFLGRDKLQDITEAVKVLNNMSGFLRSALAQRIRMRQLPRLMFHYDDSLARGRHLSSLIDSAIASDQARAHHDDVSRGADEEE; this is translated from the coding sequence ATGGCCCGTGAATTCAAACGTACCGACCGTGTCGGTGACGAAATCCAGCGTGAACTTGCGCTGTTGTTGCAGCGTGAAGTCAAAGATCCGCGCGTACCGATGACCACTGTGTCGGCGGTCAAAGTGTCACGCGACTTGCTAAACGCCAATGTCTACGTGACGTTCCTCGGCCGTGACAAGCTGCAAGACATTACCGAAGCGGTGAAGGTGCTCAATAACATGAGCGGCTTTCTGCGCAGCGCGCTGGCGCAGCGGATTCGCATGCGCCAGCTGCCACGGCTGATGTTCCATTACGACGACAGCCTGGCCCGTGGCCGGCACCTGTCCAGTCTGATCGATTCGGCCATTGCCAGCGATCAGGCAAGAGCTCATCACGACGACGTATCGCGCGGCGCGGACGAAGAAGAGTAG
- the truB gene encoding tRNA pseudouridine(55) synthase TruB, with translation MQQQQRLPKRHISGVFLLDKITGVSSNAALQRIKRLYQADKAGHTGSLDPLASGLLPICLGEATKFSQFLLDADKRYTVTGKLGERTDTFDAEGKVIAHAEVSVSETQLREVVGRFLGKQQQLPPMYSALKKDGKPLYELARQGIEVEREWREIEIFSCQLLSFDSQFFSLDVHCSKGTYIRTLVDDIGAALGCYAHVTVLRRTAAGPFRAEQMLNSDATAELKDAQGLAALDALLLPVDCLVQALPKVTMPVAMAHFINHGQPVLLKSATLKSASDDGALAMYDDSGRFLGVGEINEDGYLAPKRLLRSEP, from the coding sequence ATGCAACAGCAACAGCGCTTGCCGAAACGCCACATCAGTGGCGTTTTTTTGCTCGATAAAATCACCGGCGTCAGCTCGAACGCGGCGCTGCAGCGGATCAAGCGGCTGTATCAGGCGGACAAAGCCGGCCATACCGGCAGCCTCGATCCGCTGGCGTCCGGCTTGTTACCGATCTGCCTTGGCGAGGCGACCAAGTTCTCGCAGTTTCTACTCGATGCCGACAAGCGCTATACCGTCACCGGCAAGCTCGGTGAGCGCACCGACACCTTTGACGCGGAAGGCAAGGTGATTGCCCACGCCGAAGTCAGCGTCAGCGAAACGCAGCTGCGCGAGGTGGTTGGCCGGTTTCTTGGCAAGCAGCAGCAATTGCCGCCGATGTATTCGGCACTAAAGAAAGACGGCAAGCCGTTGTACGAGCTGGCGCGACAGGGCATTGAAGTCGAGCGCGAGTGGCGCGAGATTGAGATTTTCAGCTGCCAGTTGCTGAGTTTCGATAGCCAATTCTTTTCACTGGACGTGCATTGCAGCAAAGGTACGTATATCCGCACGCTCGTCGATGACATCGGCGCGGCGCTCGGTTGTTACGCCCACGTCACCGTGTTGCGGCGGACCGCCGCGGGTCCGTTCCGGGCCGAGCAGATGCTCAATTCCGATGCCACGGCCGAACTGAAAGACGCGCAGGGTCTGGCAGCGCTGGATGCACTGTTGCTGCCGGTCGATTGTCTGGTGCAGGCACTGCCGAAAGTCACCATGCCGGTGGCCATGGCGCATTTCATCAACCATGGCCAGCCGGTTTTATTGAAGAGTGCCACGTTGAAAAGCGCATCAGATGATGGCGCGCTGGCAATGTACGATGACAGCGGCCGTTTTCTCGGCGTCGGCGAAATCAACGAAGACGGTTATCTGGCGCCAAAACGCTTGCTGCGCAGTGAACCGTGA
- a CDS encoding zf-HC2 domain-containing protein, whose protein sequence is MLSCKEVTQRAGDWTDGTLSLKQKLAVRLHLLICVFCRRFLRQYKLAAETTALQACQHDHHEVEKVLKMIDDAPRDQHLP, encoded by the coding sequence ATGCTGAGCTGCAAAGAAGTCACCCAGCGCGCCGGTGACTGGACCGACGGCACGCTGTCGTTGAAACAAAAGCTGGCGGTACGGCTGCACCTGCTGATCTGCGTGTTCTGCCGGCGCTTTCTGCGCCAATACAAACTGGCGGCCGAAACCACGGCGCTGCAGGCCTGTCAGCATGACCACCATGAAGTCGAAAAGGTGCTGAAAATGATTGATGACGCGCCGCGTGATCAGCACTTGCCCTGA
- a CDS encoding RNA polymerase sigma factor, whose protein sequence is MDESKQLELLRQQDKQAFAALVRAQHGKLKAVARAMVGSAEAEEVVQEAWLSAWRALPAFEGRSSLKTWLTRIVMNAAHSRLRRRDQTLSLDQIAGENPSFWDRFNPDDGHWQQMPISWRSDRPDGLLQQTELGDCLQKNLDRLPALQQAVFTLRHVEELELDDICNELNVSASNVRVLLHRARLKLFQVAEHYQETGEC, encoded by the coding sequence ATGGACGAAAGCAAGCAACTGGAGCTACTGCGCCAGCAGGACAAGCAGGCCTTCGCCGCGTTGGTCAGGGCCCAGCACGGCAAGCTGAAAGCCGTGGCCCGGGCCATGGTTGGCAGCGCCGAAGCCGAGGAAGTGGTGCAGGAGGCCTGGCTCAGTGCCTGGCGGGCGCTGCCGGCCTTTGAAGGCCGCTCAAGCCTGAAAACCTGGCTGACCCGCATCGTCATGAATGCCGCCCACAGTCGGCTTCGGCGGCGTGACCAGACCCTGTCACTGGACCAGATCGCCGGCGAAAACCCGAGCTTCTGGGACCGGTTCAACCCGGATGACGGCCACTGGCAGCAAATGCCGATCAGCTGGCGCTCGGACCGGCCGGACGGGCTGCTGCAGCAAACCGAGCTCGGCGACTGCCTGCAAAAGAATCTGGACCGGCTACCGGCGCTGCAGCAGGCGGTGTTCACGCTGCGCCACGTCGAAGAGCTGGAGTTGGACGACATCTGTAACGAGTTGAACGTCAGCGCATCCAATGTCCGGGTGTTGCTGCATCGGGCCCGCCTGAAGCTGTTTCAGGTGGCGGAGCATTATCAGGAGACCGGCGAATGCTGA
- the rpsO gene encoding 30S ribosomal protein S15, which produces MSLTVEQKAKLVADFGRGKNDTGSPEVQVALLTARINDLQGHFQANVKDHHSRRGLLRMVSQRRVLLDYLKSKSQERYSALIERLGLRR; this is translated from the coding sequence ATGTCACTAACTGTTGAACAGAAAGCCAAATTGGTTGCCGATTTCGGCCGCGGCAAGAACGACACCGGTTCGCCGGAAGTCCAGGTTGCCCTGCTGACCGCCCGCATTAACGACCTGCAAGGTCACTTCCAGGCCAACGTCAAAGATCACCACAGCCGTCGCGGTCTGCTCCGCATGGTCAGCCAGCGCCGCGTGCTGCTGGACTACCTGAAGAGCAAGAGCCAGGAGCGTTACAGCGCCCTGATCGAGCGTCTGGGTCTGCGTCGCTAA
- the pnp gene encoding polyribonucleotide nucleotidyltransferase, translating into MNPITKSFQYGEHRVTLETGAIARQATGAVMVNVNDTVVLVTAVAKTEADPKKDFFPLTVHYQEKFYAGGRIPGGFQKREGRATENETLVSRLIDRPIRPLFPEAFLNEIQIIATVMSINPDVTPDIPAMIGASAALALSGVPFMGPIGAARVGYKDGQYLLNPSNKQLKESDLDLVVAGTETAVLMVESEANELSEAIMLGAVMFGHQAQQVAIRAIKEFAAEAGKPKWNWKAPEPNTALIEAIKAEAQTGLTAAYQIADKQQRYAAVGALRDAVVAKLATGEEGAPSADAVKKIFGDIEYRTVRDRILSGAPRIDGRDHDMIRAISVSAGGVLPRAHGSALFTRGETQAIVAVTLGTEKDGQLIDSPTGESKDLFMFNYNFPPFSVGETGMMTGPKRREIGHGRLAKRGVIAMMPKFEDFPYSVRVVSEITESNGSSSMASVCGSSLALMDAGVPVKAPVAGIAMGLVKEGERFVVLSDILGDEDHLGDMDFKVAGSANGITALQMDIKIDGITKEIMETALRQAQGGRLHILDVMNQAISSSRSDISQFAPRITTIKIDPEKIREVIGKGGTVIRSITEQTGTSIDIGDDGTIRIAAVSSDQAKDAIDRIKAITSDVEEGQVFEGPVVRLADFGAFVNIAPGKDGLVHISQITSQRVENVRDYLKEGQIVKVKVLEVGKDGKIRLSMKALLEGNNG; encoded by the coding sequence GTGAATCCGATTACCAAGAGTTTCCAGTACGGCGAACACCGCGTCACCCTTGAGACCGGCGCGATCGCCCGTCAAGCCACCGGTGCCGTCATGGTCAACGTCAACGACACCGTGGTGCTCGTGACCGCCGTCGCCAAGACCGAAGCCGATCCGAAGAAAGATTTCTTCCCGCTGACCGTTCATTACCAAGAAAAATTCTACGCTGGTGGTCGCATCCCCGGTGGCTTCCAGAAGCGTGAAGGCCGCGCTACCGAAAACGAAACGCTGGTGTCGCGCCTGATCGACCGGCCGATTCGCCCGCTGTTTCCAGAAGCCTTCCTGAACGAAATCCAGATCATTGCCACCGTCATGTCGATCAACCCGGACGTGACCCCGGACATTCCGGCGATGATCGGTGCCTCCGCTGCGCTGGCGCTGTCAGGCGTGCCGTTCATGGGCCCGATCGGCGCTGCCCGCGTCGGTTACAAGGACGGCCAATACCTGCTCAACCCGAGCAACAAGCAACTGAAAGAATCGGATCTGGATCTGGTGGTTGCCGGCACCGAAACCGCCGTGCTGATGGTGGAATCGGAAGCCAACGAGCTGTCGGAAGCGATCATGCTCGGCGCCGTGATGTTCGGTCATCAAGCGCAACAAGTGGCCATCCGCGCCATCAAGGAATTCGCCGCTGAAGCCGGCAAGCCGAAATGGAACTGGAAAGCACCGGAGCCGAACACCGCGCTGATCGAAGCCATCAAGGCCGAAGCGCAAACCGGCCTGACCGCTGCCTATCAAATCGCCGACAAGCAACAGCGTTACGCCGCCGTTGGTGCATTGCGTGATGCCGTGGTTGCCAAGCTGGCAACTGGCGAAGAAGGTGCGCCGAGCGCCGATGCGGTCAAGAAAATTTTTGGTGACATCGAATACCGCACCGTCCGCGATCGCATCCTGTCGGGCGCGCCGCGCATCGACGGTCGTGATCACGACATGATCCGTGCGATCTCGGTCAGTGCCGGTGGCGTGCTGCCACGTGCTCACGGTTCGGCGCTGTTCACTCGCGGCGAAACCCAAGCGATCGTTGCCGTTACGCTCGGCACCGAAAAAGACGGTCAGCTGATCGACAGCCCGACCGGCGAGTCGAAAGACCTGTTCATGTTCAACTACAACTTCCCGCCGTTCTCGGTCGGTGAAACTGGCATGATGACCGGTCCGAAGCGTCGCGAAATCGGTCACGGCCGTCTGGCCAAGCGCGGCGTCATCGCGATGATGCCGAAGTTCGAAGACTTCCCGTACTCGGTTCGTGTGGTTTCGGAAATCACCGAATCGAACGGTTCGTCGTCGATGGCCTCGGTTTGCGGTTCCTCGTTGGCACTGATGGACGCCGGCGTGCCGGTCAAAGCGCCGGTTGCCGGTATCGCGATGGGCCTGGTCAAAGAAGGCGAGCGCTTCGTTGTGTTGTCCGACATTCTCGGTGATGAAGATCACCTCGGCGACATGGACTTCAAGGTCGCTGGTAGCGCCAACGGTATCACCGCGCTGCAGATGGACATCAAGATCGACGGCATCACCAAAGAAATCATGGAGACTGCGCTGCGTCAGGCCCAAGGCGGCCGGCTGCACATTCTCGATGTTATGAACCAAGCCATCAGCAGCTCGCGCTCAGATATTTCGCAGTTCGCCCCGCGCATCACCACCATCAAGATCGACCCGGAAAAAATCCGCGAAGTCATCGGCAAGGGCGGTACGGTCATTCGCAGCATCACCGAGCAGACCGGCACCAGCATCGACATCGGTGATGACGGCACCATCCGCATTGCGGCCGTCAGCAGCGATCAAGCCAAAGACGCGATTGACCGCATCAAGGCGATCACCTCGGATGTCGAAGAAGGTCAAGTCTTCGAAGGTCCGGTGGTGCGTCTCGCTGACTTCGGCGCCTTCGTCAACATCGCGCCGGGCAAAGATGGTCTGGTTCACATCAGCCAGATCACCAGCCAGCGCGTTGAAAACGTTCGCGACTATCTGAAAGAAGGTCAGATCGTCAAAGTCAAAGTGCTGGAAGTCGGCAAGGACGGCAAAATCCGTCTGTCGATGAAAGCGCTGCTGGAAGGCAACAACGGCTAA
- a CDS encoding UPF0158 family protein: protein MQTLSINADDLLTALRERNPQVESWLDRQTGDIYQVSAQFDDDEVQEDPAFHAAMTTTPERWLRLPRLSGDIGFQAMRAFACNVAEPGLQMALKAALGRQRAFFHFRDVLASTPALVPVWEQQLRERALAWADAWLAAQGIVRHAEASDATDGCG from the coding sequence GTGCAAACTCTGAGCATCAACGCTGACGATCTGCTGACGGCATTGCGCGAGCGCAACCCGCAAGTCGAGAGCTGGCTCGATCGGCAGACCGGAGACATCTATCAAGTCAGCGCGCAATTTGATGATGACGAAGTACAAGAGGATCCGGCATTCCATGCCGCGATGACCACGACCCCGGAACGCTGGCTGCGCTTGCCGCGGTTGTCTGGCGATATCGGCTTTCAGGCCATGCGCGCATTCGCCTGCAATGTGGCTGAGCCCGGCTTACAAATGGCGTTGAAGGCAGCGCTCGGCCGGCAACGGGCGTTCTTTCATTTTCGCGATGTGCTGGCCAGCACGCCGGCACTTGTGCCAGTGTGGGAGCAGCAGCTTCGCGAGCGCGCACTGGCTTGGGCAGACGCGTGGCTGGCCGCGCAGGGCATCGTTCGGCATGCTGAAGCAAGCGATGCGACAGATGGCTGCGGTTGA
- a CDS encoding peroxiredoxin, with protein sequence MITLLKTAARCCLGAVLALTAMAVQASSFEGMAAPTFSLPDQNGKIHTLDSFAGHWLVLYFYPKDNTPGCTTEAKNFARDYSQFTALNAEIVGISLDDVASHKDFAETVGAKFTLLSDTDKQAAKAYKVLTSFGPMDFTKRQTFVINPDGLVVKHYEDVKADSHSAQLLADLAVLQKK encoded by the coding sequence ATGATTACCCTGTTGAAAACTGCGGCCCGCTGCTGTCTGGGCGCCGTGCTCGCACTGACGGCCATGGCCGTGCAAGCCTCCAGCTTTGAAGGCATGGCGGCGCCGACGTTTTCGCTGCCGGATCAGAACGGCAAAATCCACACGCTGGACAGCTTCGCCGGTCATTGGCTGGTGCTGTATTTCTATCCGAAAGACAATACCCCCGGCTGCACCACCGAAGCGAAAAACTTTGCTCGCGATTACAGCCAGTTCACCGCGCTGAATGCCGAGATTGTCGGCATCAGTCTGGATGACGTGGCCTCGCACAAGGACTTTGCCGAAACCGTCGGCGCCAAATTCACCCTGCTGTCCGATACCGACAAGCAAGCCGCCAAAGCCTACAAGGTGCTGACCTCGTTTGGCCCGATGGACTTTACCAAGCGGCAGACCTTTGTCATCAACCCGGACGGATTGGTGGTCAAGCATTATGAAGACGTAAAAGCCGACAGCCATTCGGCGCAATTGCTGGCCGACCTGGCGGTATTGCAAAAGAAATAG